A single region of the Anaerococcus urinomassiliensis genome encodes:
- a CDS encoding ABC transporter permease: MNRMKIVAQDTLMKQIKSGSFWFMILFPIIMMVITMAIGYFASSSGNDMAVIADESIAPYFENNPDYDFRLISEDELDKLLDDKEISSYAKVKNDNGLIKADYMSGSSSMGQKLTLQAILSQIQTDINAQKADLNQEQIKALGKMPVINEISDEKEENRSMGMIIYFIFLFLMYMISISFINVVLSETATEKGTKMIEFIFSSVRPGDYFAGKMLGNFIAVLIQMLTYVIFGVIGFNIAKAKGILDGLPINLAMGPNFTPILIEMILLFLLGIFIFLIAAGMLGSFATKVEDAGKMGSPLIFLIVILFFLAFNLMNRGDVMVGKVLSYVPFASTFFMPLRLLNGYATIAQGAISVVILLISILLMYKFGEKVYKKNILNYSTDGFFKRKKK; the protein is encoded by the coding sequence ATGAATAGAATGAAAATTGTAGCCCAAGATACTTTGATGAAGCAAATCAAATCAGGTTCTTTCTGGTTTATGATCTTATTCCCAATAATTATGATGGTCATAACCATGGCCATAGGATATTTTGCTAGTAGCTCTGGCAACGACATGGCAGTCATAGCAGATGAAAGTATAGCACCATACTTTGAAAACAACCCAGACTATGATTTTAGGCTTATCAGCGAAGATGAACTTGATAAGCTATTGGACGATAAGGAAATCTCATCCTATGCAAAAGTCAAAAATGACAATGGCCTAATAAAAGCTGACTATATGTCAGGCTCATCATCAATGGGCCAAAAACTAACCCTACAAGCAATACTTAGTCAAATACAAACAGACATCAACGCCCAAAAGGCTGACCTTAACCAGGAACAAATAAAGGCCTTAGGAAAGATGCCAGTAATCAATGAAATCAGCGATGAAAAAGAAGAAAATAGGTCAATGGGTATGATAATCTACTTCATCTTCTTATTTTTGATGTATATGATATCAATCAGCTTTATAAATGTAGTCCTATCAGAGACAGCTACAGAAAAAGGAACAAAGATGATAGAATTCATCTTCTCATCAGTAAGACCTGGAGACTATTTTGCAGGAAAAATGCTAGGAAACTTCATAGCAGTCCTCATACAAATGCTGACCTATGTAATATTTGGAGTCATAGGATTTAATATAGCAAAAGCTAAGGGCATACTAGATGGATTGCCAATAAACCTAGCCATGGGCCCAAACTTTACTCCGATTTTGATAGAAATGATACTCCTATTCCTACTAGGGATATTCATCTTCCTAATAGCAGCAGGCATGCTAGGATCATTTGCAACAAAAGTAGAAGACGCAGGCAAAATGGGCTCACCACTAATATTTTTAATAGTAATCCTATTTTTCCTAGCCTTCAACTTAATGAATAGAGGAGATGTAATGGTAGGCAAGGTCCTATCCTATGTACCATTTGCATCAACATTCTTTATGCCACTCAGACTACTAAACGGCTACGCCACAATAGCACAGGGAGCCATATCAGTAGTAATACTTTTAATATCAATATTATTAATGTACAAATTTGGAGAAAAAGTTTATAAGAAGAATATATTAAACTATTCAACAGATGGTTTTTTCAAAAGAAAAAAGAAATAA